From the Streptomonospora nanhaiensis genome, the window CTCCAGCACGGCCGGATCAACGTCGGCGTGGCGGTGGCCGTGGACGCCGGCCTGCTGGTACCGGTGCTGCACGACGCCGACAAGACCCCGCTGTCGGAGATCGCCACGCGCACCCGCGAACTCGCGGGCAAGGCGCGCGACGGCAAGCTGAAGCCGCAGGAGATGAGCGGCGGCACGTTCAGCGTGAGCAACCTCGGCATGTTCGGCATGGACAGCTTCTCGGCGGTCATCAACCCGCCCGAGGCGGCGATCCTGGCCGTGGGCGCCATGCGCCAGCAGGCCGTGGTGCGCGACGGCGAGATCGTCGCGCGCAACACCATCGCGCTGGAGCTGTCGGTCGACCACCGCGCCGTCGACGGCGCGGTCGGCGCGGCGTTCCTGAAGGACCTCGCCGAGGTCCTGGAGAACCCGATGCGCATCATCCTCTAGCCCCACCCGCACCACCCGGCGGCGCCCGCCCCCACCCGGGGGCCGGGCGCCGCCGCGCGTTGGGGACGGTGCGCGGCGGCATGGGCGCATGGTTCCACGTGAAACCGTTCGCCGGGCTGGGCCCCGGGTGACCGGAACCGCCGTATTCGCTGGTCGGTGGCGTTGGCGCGGCGGATGCGCGACGCTGTTCGTCCGCGTGCTACCGCACCGGCCTCGGCGGCCCCTCCGCCGTTGTCCGTGATGTCCGGTGCGGACGCCCCCGCCGAACCAAGGAGGCACCGCTGATGACTCCCGCATTCACCCACACCGCCGGGGCCGAGCCGCTCCGGGGTGCGGTGGCGATCGTCCCCGGTCCCGCGGGGACGCTCACCTTCGTTCTGCGGCAGCGCGGGGTGTTCGCCGGCCACTGGCTGCTGCCGGGCGGGTGCGTGGAGGCCGAGGAGAGCGCCGAGCAGGCGGCCCGGCGGGAGGCCGCCGAGGAGGCCGGGGTGCGGGCGGGCGCGCTGGTGCCCACCGGGGTCTACGACGTGCGCGGGGTCTCCCCGGAGTCCGGGCCCTACTGGATCCGCACGCACGTCTACCGCGCCCTGCGGCCGTGCCCGGTGGCGCCGGGGTTCTGCACCGACCTCGCCGAGGTGGCCGAGGTCGCGCAGGTGCACTGGCGCGAGGTCCTGCCCCATCCCACGGATATGGTCATCCTCAACGACGCCGGGGCGGCCGACTACGACCCCGACCTGATCCGCCGGCTGCTGGCCGCCGACGGGGTGACGATGACGCCGCTGGACGCCGTGCTGGCGCGCTGAACGCGGTCCGCCGCGCCGCGGCCGCGACCGATCCGCGTCCGATCCCGCGCGTCGCCTTGTCGACTCGTCGATTCACGCCCCTGACCGGGAACTCCGCTGCTTTACTGGAGATCATGGGCGAGCGTTGGCAGGAACGGTTTCGCGCGGGCAGGGTCGGTCTCCCCTCGTGGGCCCGGGAGGCCCCGGACCACTCCCTGTTCCGCAGCGACGTCAGCGGTACCTGGGAGCTGTACGCCTGGGACCGCGCGAGCGGCGAGCGGCGGCAGGTGACCAAGCGCCACCACGGCACCGAGACCGGCGCGATCGATCCCACGGGAGCGTGGGTGTGGTGGTTCGACGACTCCGGCGGCGACGAGTTCGGCGTGTGGCGGC encodes:
- a CDS encoding NUDIX domain-containing protein, which produces MTPAFTHTAGAEPLRGAVAIVPGPAGTLTFVLRQRGVFAGHWLLPGGCVEAEESAEQAARREAAEEAGVRAGALVPTGVYDVRGVSPESGPYWIRTHVYRALRPCPVAPGFCTDLAEVAEVAQVHWREVLPHPTDMVILNDAGAADYDPDLIRRLLAADGVTMTPLDAVLAR